In Suncus etruscus isolate mSunEtr1 chromosome 9, mSunEtr1.pri.cur, whole genome shotgun sequence, the genomic window GGGATCTCAAAAATACATAACATGAgttctagccctttgagccatcttctaAGTCTCTGCCCTCATTTGGGCTATTATTACCCCAAATctcccaaaccccaaaaaataacgAGCCAGTTAGATAAAGAAATAGTAAGATATATTATTTGTGGAGTTAAGATTATTAGAATATTAACCTAATTTAGGAGTAGATAGCAACGTGTCTTAGTTATAATTGTAATCATAGTcatttattaaaatcaaatattatATTAACCATAATGCTTTTGGTAGTTAAGGAGTTTGTAAATTAGTAAAAACTGACAGTAGgaacaaatatttgaataaatacatataatcaaTTATAAGCATATTAAAGTAGGTAGGCTTTAAAACTCTAAATTTAGATTATTATATCAacacaatgaaaaatatttaaagagttgATTAAACACATATCATGGAACAAAATAAGTAAAGACACCATGTAACCACAGGTAACACACCTTTTCACTATATTCTGTATCACAATGATTCTAATGTTGTCTTGAGTAACTTACAAGTATAAAATATTCAGTCAATGTCACTGTCTTTTTGTAGTTGAATCTTCCAGTCAAAGAAATGAGGAGTAAGCATTAGTCATTTAGTTTCCTCCCAAATGCTTATATCTGGGGTTTTATTACTAATCTATGcaaaaaatagttttaacttTAATAATTGCCTAAAGAATTCtctgaaaagatttttaaaaattgactaaTATCAAATGCAGTCTATTGACTCAACTGGGTTCATTGTAaagtttattaatataaatactcTAGTATATCCTGGAGATTGGCATTCCACTCCAACATTATCTACAATTATCAATGAGAACTTAAGTGAAACCACTAACAGCAGCAGCAGAATCTTCACTTTCTTACCTAttgactttgtttctttaaatgtcGCTATTTTCTCAGCTTTATCTCTAGCCAAAAAATCACCTCCTCAGAAACACAACTCAGTGACTCTATGAAACTGCTCTGGGATATTATATGGTTTTGAATCATATATGCAGAAAGTCCATCGCTGGGTGTTTGAAATCACTTAATAAACACTCTCTGGTACTTTCTGTGATAAAGTGACCTAAATTTTGTCCCTTGGGTGAGAAAACTCAAGAGTATAAATCTGAAACTCTAGTCTTTGTTCCATTAGGGACCAGATCCTTTTTTACATAGGAGAATCAATTTCTACATTACAACTCctaaaggaaattgaaacaaagacaataaaattggtatgataaataataatagacTGTAATAACATTACAACTTTAACAGACtgtgaagagaaaaagaatacatAGGAAAGAGTGTAACTAGGCAGGTGAACTAGACGTAAAGGAATAATACATAGAAAGCAATTTGTGCAATGATGGGAAACCAAATAAGGGAAGTAGATtgagcctttttttcttttttatttaaacaccatggttccAAGGTTTTTAGTAATACAGAGTTgtcttggttttttggtttgtttgtttgtttgtgggctttTTGCAGctaaagttgtttgtgattgaattacagtcatacaaccATACAacgtacaacaaccttcacccataaacatttcctgccaccaatgtccccagtttccctctcaccctccccgaTGCACTCTCCCCTTCCTATCTCTAGAGTATatcattttctcctctctctctctctccctctctctctccctccctctctctctctccctctctctccctctctctccctccctctctctctccctccctctctctccctccctttctctctcttgctctctctccctccctctctctttctctctctctcctctctctctgtctttctcttccgtttttcttttttttccttttagatactttgATTTGCCGTACACAGCATATTTCCTActtccaatgtccccagtttcccgcTCACTCTCCTCGATGCactctccccttcctgtctccAAAGCATAAAattatcttctctctctttctctctgtttgcctttatttcccttttagacactttgatttgcagTATAGAGCATATTGcctactaccaatgtccccagtttccctccccacaTCTTTCCCTGCCTAcctctagggcaggcattttacttctctctctaggacactctcttcttttttggcattgtgttttgcactattgttaatgaagaggtgccAGGCATGTCGATTTATCTTCTTTAAGTTATAACTAGTTccctagttatttttttaactttttaaaaataatatctttatttaagcaccttgattatagacatgattgtagctgtgtttagtcatataaagaacaccccccttcacctgtacaacattcccatcactaatgttccccatttccctcctctccctcaccCGTAGTCAAAAAAGGCATTCTAATTTACTCCTTCATTAACATGGTTAtggtaattgtcagtgtagttatttctctaactgcactcaccactctttgtagtgagcttcatatcatgagccagtcctttcaagccctcatctctattgtctctgggcattattataataatatcttttatttttattaaaacccatagatgagtgatactatctctctccctctaacttatttcactcagcataatagtttccatgtccatccatgtataggaaatttttgtgatttcatctgttctgacagctgcataatattccattttatatctgtactacagtttctttaaccattcatctgttgaagggcatcttggtttccaGACTGCcattgtaaatactgctgcaataaatataggtgtgaggaaggaattattgaattgtgttttttgtgttccttgggtatatcactaggagtggtataactggatcataagggagctcaattttcagttttatatggaatttccatattgtttttcatataggctggactagatagcattcccaccagctcaCTGCTGATAAATCCCACAGCAGTGagttggtgagaatgctgtctagtccagcacCCTGTCCTTGTCTAGAGGGATCAGTTCCAACTAAGATTGTcacagtagacccttctctattccAACTGCACTcgctactctttgtggcaagcttctcaccatggactggtccttttgATCCTCATAAATTGAgccatttttataattaacttgATGCTCTACCACCCACATAATCTGAGACCAAAGAGACAATACAGGGGTTACCGAGCTTGCATTACACAGGGCTGACACCATcaaacctggcaccacatatagcccCCAAGGACCATCAGGTGAGAactcagcacagagtcagaagcaagCCCTAAACTCCAATGTAGTGAAGAGATGAATGTGCAGACTTGAATTGGTCTGGAAATTGGTCTGGAAATGATCCACATTCTTGGAAGACAATGAAATGGTCACCCATCCCCTATCATTATCATTAAAATGAGTGTAAAGAGAGAGCTGTGTCTTCCTTTCtctaaaaaatttttagaagaaaacttTTTCTCATAATCTAGGAGCTTTCctgcatttctttcctttccattcccttacctaattcttgtgtgcagagccagaagacctgagcaccatcaagtataGCCTAAAtgccataaataataaataaataaataaataaataaataaaaacgttttattgatttgttcactCAGTCTTCAGCCCCTTGCCTTCATCTTGACTACTTGATGACAAGAACCTGAGTGCCTGTACACACTATAACAATGTTTGAAGGTACTCTAAAGTAGTATCCCAGAGCCACATGGTGACCAGGATCAAATCAAGGGctacctcatgcaaagcatgttcttcaGCCCTTTGATTATTAGTTCAGTCCAAAATAttctatatgaatattttatatttcttttatcccTGTCTTACACCcttgacatatatatttttgtctctcATTGGAATAGTTGCTATAATTTCTGATCTCCTccggtttttttatttctttttctttttctttttttttcttttttcttgtttttttttctttttggtttttgggccacatccggtaatgctcaggggttactcctggctatgcgctcagaagtcgctcttggcttggggaccatatgggacgccagggtatcaaaccgcagtccattctaggctagcgcagcaaggcagacaccttacctctagtgccaccacgccgacCCCTGATTTCCTCCTTTTAATCTTATGCCTTTGCTCAAAATCCTCCCATAGCAGTCTGTCCCATTAAATATAGAAACCAATTAATAGATTAGACATCTGTTCCCATTAGTTTCTTATTCCTCCATAAAAACTGAAGGAATAGAGAAAGTAAGAAATAGATTCCCTTAAAATACAActagatggaccagagcaattCACAATGAGTAGGACATTTCTCTTGCACTCAGACAATCCtgattcaatctcctgcatcccatatcgtccccaagtctgccaggagtaatttctaagcacagagccaggagtaacctttgagatcTTCGGGTGtaaccaaaacacaaaataaacaaaaaatataactatttgcatttttaaaaatacaaagataaCACAGAGGGCATGGTACTTGTCTTGCCTACAGCTGACCAGGTGTCAGCCTCAGAAGTCCCCCAaatttcaccaggagtgatccctgaacacagagatagtagtagtaagtcctgaacaataccagatgtggcccaaaaataaataaataaacaaaccacaACCAGAAAACAGATACATATCTCACACAGCttacatttgtttattattagATTATGCATTGTTTATCATTGTAAATCATTGTTTATCAATGATTTGTTAATCAAtgcatttttatcattattgCTTGCTTCtattaacttttgtttgtttttgtttatttttggattacacccagaagcactcaggggttactcctggctctgtgttcagaaattactcttgacagtctctagggaccacatgggatgctggggatctaactggattgacagccatgcaaggcaaatgtccttcccacctgctgtgctattacttcagcaccaatgcttgcttttttgttgttgggctgtgtgaattctttttattttttatattaacgtTTGTTTGAATAACAGTATGAAAATATCTTCACCCAGATGATaagttaacttttattttttgtttcattttgggacacatctggcagtacacaaggtttactcctgctctgcattcaggaattactcctgataagatcagagatgctggaattgaacccaggtgtgcagcatgcaaggccaatgccccaCCTGTTGTACTGTTACTCTAGCCCCTGATAGGTTGACTTTTCTGAATTTTTAGTGACTGTCCTGCTGTTAAAAAGCTTCAAATTTGATGTAAacccaattttcttatttttcattttttttcttgtcagtgGAGGTAAGTTATCAAATACATCTACCATACTGAGATTCTTGagtatttcattttgtgtttttctatatacttaaTGGTTTAGGATTAGTTCCataatctttaaattattttgaaataatttatgtaCGACATTATCTACttatctggttttatttttgcatgtgaGAAAAGGCTAGAATATGATATTAAAAGTGAATAAcacttggggacagagagatagtaaagagtggaaagcacttgccttataaaCAGCCAGCCCAAATTCTAtacctggcactctatatggtcccctgagcccactaggagttatctttgaatgcagagccagatcgATCCATGAAGACCCTAGTGTAtagccaaaattaaataaatagacaaattgAATACTGAAGAATGAAATTATTTCTATACTTATATGTAATAAACTAACTTTCTCCTAAAAACAATAGTAGAAGACCAAGAATATTACTATATAATAATGATCAATGGACATCTATCAGGAAGTTAGAActgcaataaatatttatgtactcaaataaaatattaacagacCTAAAAGAATACATTAACAATAAGAATATGTAAACAATGATATATTAACAATAAGAATACTTTAACAAATTTAACAGTacataaacaataacaaaaagaatacaTTAGCAAGAATACATAACAATATTCAATATTATTAACAGATTACAGTATTCTCTACGGCATCAATAGATAGATTATCCTGAcaaaaaattatacaaagaaaCAATTTCCATTCTTAAATGAAGTAATTGATCACATGAATTAAATAGAATTTccattcaaaaataaatgaacaatcaTACTTTTCAAGCGCACTTGGAAGAACTCCATACATTATATCAAGCATCTAATCTCACCCTTGGTGGTTCTTAGATAAAAAGCAGCCACACAAAAATGACAATACACAAAAAATGCTCAAGCATGTGGagactaaattaaaaaacatgtgtTAAAACAAGTTTTCagtaaataaaaagtttactacacatatatatgcatatatactatgtattaatttaaatattagggaaaatataaatttttcagtTAACCAGATTGgataaacatttaagaaatacaacaaataataaatatacatctTTGATTTTCCAAAACAGTTCCACTTGGTTTATTACTCCATAGAACAAATTTCCCTTCCAAAGAAtaagatttcatttctttttatatttgcttggtttattttgaggggggcacacctggcagtattcaggggttactcttagctatgtgctcagaaatcgctactggcaggctcgggggaccatatgatatgccaggaatcaaactcaggtccattctgggttggcagcatgcaagacaaatgccccactgctgtattatctccctggccccagatttcatttgtttcttgatCTCTTTAAATTCTACCATATTTCTACATTGGAGTGTTGTCAAACTCAGAattggaattattttaaaaagtaactacaatgattattaaaataaaatttataaaatattttattttgcatcctaccaaaattatttcaatgtatGTTTTCTTCAGACCCATTTTGAAGAATTTATCATAGGGAAATAAAGCAGTtccatatatatgaacatatagaACTATGTAATTAAAAGTTCAATCTTAATGGAAGTGATTCAATACAGCTATATAGTAACATTATAAGGGCATAAATAAATTGTTGTAGGTATTGCCCCCAAAACATATGTATCtctaaaatgtgaataaaatacaCTATTAAAACAGCAAAATAATCCTTGGTACATTTTCACACTTAGAGAACTGAATGAAATGTACTCAtatcatgaaataaaaatgtctttatcaCTATACATTTAAACAATTCAGTCAGGCAATGACTAAATAGCACATGCTTCTGGCATAGTTAGAATGCATGCAAATCTACTCTTCTTTGCCATAATTTCATCACAGCTCTTTTTATCTCACTATTTCGCAAGCTGTAGATCAGTGGATTCAGCAGAGGTGTAAGAAGTGAGTAAGCCAATGACATCAGTTTCTTTGTTAATGGAGAATAGCCAGATTTGGGTTGTAAGTAAGTCATAATGGCTGTGCCATAGAAGAGTGTCACAGAAGTAAGATGAGAGGCACAGGTTGAAAAGGCCTTTTGCCTCCCAGTGGTTGATGGCATCTTCAGGATGGCAAAGAGGATTCGAATGTAAGACAAGATTATCAACAAGAAAGGAAGCAAGATAATTAATATGGTGCCTGTGAATGCATAAATTTCAAACAAAAAGATATCTGCACACACAAGCTCTAGCACTGGGGGTGTCTCACAAAAGAGATGGTTAATTTCATTGGAGGCACAAAAGGGAAAACTAAATACCCATGTGGTTTGCACAGTAGCTACCATGATCCAAGTAAACCAAGACAGCGTTACCAATCTCACAAAAACACTTTTATTCATAATCACTGGATAATTTAATGGATGACAGATTGCAGCATATCGATCATAAGCCATTGCCCCCAGGAGAAAACATTCAGTCCcaccaaaaagaagaaggaaatacATCTGTGCAAAGCAGCCTGCAAAAGTAATTGTTGTTCTTTCAGTAGAGAGAACCACCAGCATTTTAGGTGTAGTAGTTGCACTAAAACCTACTTCTAACACAGACAAATTCAAGAGAAATAAGTACAAGGGGATGTGGAGGCTTTTTTCCAGGGAGATAACAGCTATAATGACAGTATTTCCCATCAGTGTCACCAAGTAAATAACCAAGAAAAACCCAAAGAGCTGTTTTTGAAGCTCAGGATAGTTAGAAAAGCCCAGGAGGATGAATTCAGTGATAGAGCtttgattttgcatttttatttcagCAGTGGTCATACATTGTTTTATGAATATAGGATATAAGACATAATACATTGACTCAGAGCCATGCTAGATAATCTTAGCAGAAGTGTGAAAGATGAAACCATTAGATTGAAATTTAGCTAGAAATTCAGGAGGCTTGCCAGAGAGAGTAATgactcttaaatttaaaaaaggaagtggTGAAGAGTTCTCCCTCACaaattttatctgaaaaaaaaaaaagaaattaaaattctatttcaaTTTAAGTATAATTAATTTGAGAATTAAACATAGCTTTTAAATTAATAGAAATTTAGATGTCATACATTTAACATTATTAAATTATCTATTTCCTTATTTTGTGTAGCTATAAAATCTAAgaccacaaaatatattttaaagtttgtaaataagagctggagagatagcactgaggtaaggcgtttgcctttcatgcagaaggatggtggttcgaatcccggcatcccatacagtcccccgtgcctgccaggagcgatttctggagtaacccctgagcactgctgggtgtgacccaaaaaccaaaaaataaataaataaataaataaataaataaataataaagtgagTAAATAGAAAAGGAGACTAAAATGTATTAACTAAAAGTACAACAATGTTTATTATAAAGATATATCTAGCATAAATATTCATTCATTTCAAATGACTATATGCAACCTGGTAAAATCTAACAAAAcagcagaaaacaaaaaaattaattgtctTTATGTTCTTGATATTTTAGATTACCTCTAAGTTATGTGAATTGTCCTTAGGTTCAAGGTCTTTTCATTCAACTAGACGTAGACTAATGGCTAAGAAATTCTAGGACTTAATTCTTTTCTGCACATTTTTATGATTTGGTGACATAAGAAACTccgattttttaatataatttttattttgatcatagtggtttacatattgttgacaataatattatgggtacatatttacataaaatcaggggggttcccatcaccgatttgttctccctacccctctgtgttcgtcctacctcccatatcctcctccctcaccccccggaGCTTCGAGAATATGTGGTTccttctgtacctagcttactacttagaaatcttggtcttggtgcctcccttattttcccctctaactgggaggaaggactacatagttcaagttatgtggttttatttgaagaagagaaaagtagaaaactggggtaaaagtctaatatgctgaaaatgggcagaatccttctagaggctctcatcgttggtttgagagatgaaggagaaaaataaggtgaaacaccccaacagtacaaaaagaattgtcaaatatccagtgagcactccagtgataacgataggcaccacaaaaaaagccatggtcttggaAACTCCGATTTTTTATTATGTAAacctgtattttaaattttatttactagcACCACTTTCCTCTATTATAatttaatcaattattttaaatattaattatttaacaaatattcatTGCTGAGCCTATTACCACCCATCTCTAATCTCAGACAAAACTTTGCTCCTAGAACATACTGCAGAGTTCATAAGAAAATACGATCTTATTATTTTGtcaaatttaaagataaatatttttatctttgtatagTCATGCTTCATGCAAAAAATTCTGTATTAGAGCAataatcaaataattattttaagaaaatgatacctaaaattagaaaatgaaaaatctttAAGGAATGATAATCTAAATAAAAAGTCAAACAAGCACCAATATTTTGTGGAACAAGGGAAATGTTGATAAGCAAAGaccaataggggccagagaggtggcactagaggtaaagcatctgccttgcaagcactagcctaggactgaccgaggttcaatcccctggcgtcccatatggtccccccacaagccaggagtgatttctgaggagtaatccctgagtgtcaaacaggtgtggtcccaaaaacaaacaaacaaaaaagaccaataAAGTTAAATGA contains:
- the LOC126018985 gene encoding olfactory receptor 10A3-like, whose translation is MQNQSSITEFILLGFSNYPELQKQLFGFFLVIYLVTLMGNTVIIAVISLEKSLHIPLYLFLLNLSVLEVGFSATTTPKMLVVLSTERTTITFAGCFAQMYFLLLFGGTECFLLGAMAYDRYAAICHPLNYPVIMNKSVFVRLVTLSWFTWIMVATVQTTWVFSFPFCASNEINHLFCETPPVLELVCADIFLFEIYAFTGTILIILLPFLLIILSYIRILFAILKMPSTTGRQKAFSTCASHLTSVTLFYGTAIMTYLQPKSGYSPLTKKLMSLAYSLLTPLLNPLIYSLRNSEIKRAVMKLWQRRVDLHAF